The genomic interval GGCGACCCCCTCTTCCAGCGAAGGTCCCGCGTAACGGCGCAGGTACCTGGGGAACACCCCGTACGTATTGGGGTGAGGCAGGAAATACGGGGGATGACGGACCTCCCAGCGGTCGTCGAAGATGAAGCTGTCGCTGCAGGCCATGGAGCGGGGGTGGCTGAAGAATACGGGGAGGGCTTCCTCCCGGCCCAGCATCCCCATGCGCGCCCGGGTACGCGGATACCGCTGCACCAGGTCGAACAGGGTGGCCAGGGAGTCGCCCGTCCCCTCGCGGGCGATGGCCGCCAGGCTCCTCCTCTCCAGAGAGGTATCCTCGCACCGCAGGATCACGACGGCCTCCGCCCAGCGGGGATCCCCGCGCGGGTTGAGGGAGTACCACTTCCCCGCCTCGACGAACTCGCGCACCTCCGCCTGGTAGTCCGGGGCAGCCAGGAGATCCCCCAGGCGCTCGGGGGAACCGGCATCGCGCAGCCAGGGCGAAAGCAGCGACACCAGATAGGGGGCGATCACCACTCCTCCGTCCACGTTGGGGATGACGTCAAAGGACACGTCCACCCCCTGGCGGAGTCCTTCGTCCAGTATCTCCAGGGTGGCCTCGGCCGCCGCCTTCAGCAGAGAGGCAGGCGGATCGGGGAAGATCCGGTATGCCGGAAGCAGGTGGGAAACCTGCACCCTCACCCCCGCCTGGCGTCCGATTTCCACCGCCTCCTTCAGCCCCCGCGCCAGGGCGGGCTCGGGAGTCCCCTTGCGGATGCCCGTCCGCCGCCAGTGCGTGGCATATATGCCCCCGAACCCGGGCAGCACCCGGGCCAGTTCTACGATTTCGGAGGTCTCCGCGTACCCACCGGGTTCGTAGTCCAGGCCGGTGGACATGCCCCGGGCTCCCTCCTCCAGGGCCCGCCGGAGGAGATCGCGCATGGCGGAGATTTCCTCGGGCCGGGCGGGCCGAGCGTAGTCGGTGCCCATCACGATGGTGCGCAGGGCATTGTGCCCCACCAGGGGGACGTAGTTCACGGCCGGGCGGGCCGCCTCCACCCGGGCCAGGAAGTCCCCGAAGGAGCGCCAGTCGATGTCCAGGTCGTGTTTCTCGGCCGCCTTGCGGCGCACCGCTTCCAGCGGTCGCATGGTGGGCTCGTAATACTTATAGGGGGCCACCTCGTGCCACCAGTCGAACTCCCAGAACGAGAGCACCCACTGGTCGCCCAACGGGGCGGGCGAAAAGCCGCAGTTGCCCCCCGCGAAGGTGGTGATGCCCTGTCGCACCGCACTGGGGGCACCGGGGTAGAGGAGCAGGGTCTCGTCCCCGTGGGAGTGGATGTCGATGAAGCCGGGAGAAACCACCAGCCCGGCCGCATCCAGCACCCGGGCGGCCTCCACTCCCTCGGGCAGGGGCGGCGGGCCTACCGCGGCGATGCGGTCACCCCGCAACCCCACCCATCCCCGGAATCCCGGGCTGCCGGTTCCGTCTACCACCAGGCCGTCAGAAACGATGAGGTCGAAACGGCTCATACTCTCTCCTCCCATACCGTTCCTGTCATCGCCCGAGCTACCGGGGGCAAGGCCCGTCCCGGCCACCGCAGGCCGATCACACTTTCAGGCGGGGGTCGAGCAGGTCGCGCAGCCCATCCCCGAACAGGTTGATACCCAGCACCGCCACCACGATGGCGATGCCGGGGAAGATATACAGCCACCAGGCCAGGCCCAGCCACTGCCTGCCCGCGTTGATCATGGCCCCCCACTCCGGCTGGGGAGGCTGGGCACCCAGCCCCAGGAAGGAAAGCGCCGCCCCCATCAGGATGGCGCTGGCAAAGTGGAGGGTGGCCAGCACGATGATGGTGCTCCCTATGTTGGGCAGGACGTGCCGCCCCAGGATGCGCGGGCTGGCGGCACCGGCCGCCGAGGCTGCTTCCACGAACTCTTTCTCCCGCAGGGGGAGAACGGCGCTGTGCACCACCCGGGCGAACCCGGGCACCATGGAAAGCACCACCGCCAGCATGGCGTTGCGGAGGGACGGCCCCAGTACGGCCACGATGACGATGGCAAAGAGCATGGTGGGGAAGGCCAGCCAGAGGTCGACCACCCGCGCGATGAAGGTGCCCAGGCCGGGGAAATAGCCCCAGAGAACCCCGGCCAGCGTGCCCAGCAGCACGGTGAGCACGGTGGCCGCAAGGCCCATGGTGAGGGAAATGCGTGAGCCCCACACGATGCGGCTGAACACGTCCCGGCCGAACTCGTCGGTCCCGCACAGGTGCTCCAGGGAAGGAGGCTGAAGACGCTGCTCCACGCGCATGTCGACCGGTCCGTAGGGGGCAATGTGAGGGGCCAGGATGGCGCACGCCACCACCGCCAGCACCATGAGTGCGCCCGCGATCATCCCTCTGTTGTGCCCGGCGATGCGTCGCAGCCTGCGCATGTCAGGCCTTCACCCGGGGATCCAGGGCCCCGTAGAGGAGATCTACCACCAGGTTCACCAGCACGAAGGTGGCCGCCACCACCAGTACCCCTCCCTGCACCACCGGGAAGTCACGGGTGAGGATACCCTGCACCACGTAGGAGCCGACGCCGGGCAGGGCGAACACCGTCTCGGTCACGATGGCACCTCCCAGCAGGTACCCCAGATCCAGCCCCACCATGGTCACCACCGGGATGAGGACGTTCTTGAGGGCATGCCGGTACAGCACCGCCCGCTCGGACAGACCCTTGGAGCGGGCGGTGCGCACGTAATCCTGCCCCAGAACCTCCAGCAGGCTGGAGCGGGTAACCCGGGCGATGTAGGCGGCCGAGAGGATGCCCAGCGTGAATGCCGGAAGCACCAGGTGATACGGTCCCCCATACCCGCTGATGGGGAACCATCCCAGCAGGAAGCCGAACAGCCACATGAGGGCCAGCGCCAGCCAGAACGAGGGCAGGGACATCCCCAGCACCGCCACCGAGGTGGTGAGGTAGTCGAGGGCGCTGCCCCGGCGCACCGCCGCCAGGATGCCCGCCGTCACCCCCAGCACGGTCTCGATGAGCAGAGCATAGATGGCCAGCTGCATGGTGACCCGGTATCGCTGGAGCAGTTCCCGGGCCACCGGGATCCCGGTGAGGAGCGAACGACCCAGGTCCCCGTGGCCGAGATGAAGGAAGAACCGGGCCAGCTGCAGGTGTAGGGGAAGATCCAGGCCCAGTCCGTGGCGCAGGGCAGCAACAGCCTCAGGAGTAGCCCGCTCGCCCAGCATCCGTTGCACCGGGTCACCCGGCACCATGTGGATCATCAAGAACACCACTATGGATATGCCGACCAGGACCAGGAATCCCTGCCAGAGACGCCGGGCGACGTACTGGTAACGCAGACCCGTTCTACCTCCCCCGCCCCGGGGAGGGGCTCCGGCCGCAGTGACGGGGACGCCTCAGGACGCCCCCGCCCGCCCCGGCCGGAGCCCCAGCCGGATGCAGTCTCATTTCTCGATGGAGATGTCGTTGTACAGGATGCCCACGAAGGGGTTGTAGCGCAGGTCCTTCACCGAGGTGCGGGCCGCCACGAAGCCCTTCCGCACCACCAGGGGCACCCAGGGGGCGCCGTCCAGGATCAGGTTCTGGGCCTGCTCGTAGTACTGGGCGCGCTGGGCGGGATCCACCGTGGTGCGTCCCTTCATCAGCAGGTCGTCCAGCTCGTCCGTACCCCAGTGCATGCGCACGCGCCCGCTGTCCTTGTGGAACAGGAAGTACAGGATATCGGGGTCGGTCCACCCGTACATCCACAGGATGGACTGGTGCAAGCCTTTGGGCGTGCCGTCCCGGATGGCGGCGTCCTCCATTACCTGGATGTTCACCTTGCCGCCCGCGGCGGCGACCTGCTTCTGGATGAGCTGAGCTGCCCTCTGGTCCACGGGGTCGTTGGTGATCCACAGCGAGAACTCCAGGGCCTTGCCGTCCTTCTCTACGATGCCGTCCCCGTTGCTGTCCTTCCAGCCGTCTTCGGCCAGCACCTGCTTCGCCCGCGCGGGATTGTAGCCATATTCGGTCTTCGCCTGTTCCTCCAGGGTCTTGGAGTGGCCGGGCAGGTGGTGAGGCAGAGCGGTGTAGACGGGAGTGGCCAGCCCGTCATAGCCCACCTGGGCGATCTCGTCCCGGTTAATGGCCAGGTTCATGGCCTGGCGCACCTTCACGTCATCGAAGGGCCACTTCTGGCAGTTGAAGCCCAGGTAGCGGATGCCGTTCTCGGGGAATTCCACCAGCTGGATATCCTTGTCCTGCTTGAGCTTGGCTACCTGCTGCGGGGGAACGGTGAGCAAGAGGTCGATGTTGCCCTTCTCGAGCTCCAGGATGCGGGTGGCCTCGTCCGGTATGATCCGGAACACCAGCTTATCCACCTTGGGAGCACCCTGGTTCTTCGCGAACGGGGGAGCCCACCCGTAGTCGGGATTCTTCTCGAAGACGATCTCCGACCCGCGGGTGTGAGAGACGAACTTGAAGGGTCCCGCCCCCACCGGATGCTGGCCGTAGTCCTCCCCCTGTTTCTTGATGGCTGTGGGAGACATGAAGGAGGCGAAGGTCAGAGCGAAGGTGGTCCACAGGGAGACGTCCACCTGGGAGCAGGTAAGCTGCACGGTGCGTTCGTCCAGCACCTTGATGTCGCTGATGGAACCGACCATCTCCCGGTTGAGCCCCTTGGGGTCGTCCCGCATGCGCTCCAGGCGGAACTTCACCGCCTCGGCGTCCAGCTTGGTGCCGTCCTGGAACTTCAGGCCGGGCTTGAGCTTGAACGTGATCACCTTGCCGTCAGGCGACACGTCCCACGACTCAGCCATGTTGGGTACGAACTTGCCGTCGAAATCCATCGACACCAAACCGTAGTCGTAAAGCACCATGAACGGGTCCTCAATCCAGGTGGTGCGATCGATATCGAAGGTGGCAGGGTCGTTGACGATGCCCACCCTGAGCACCTTCTGCTGTTGCGCCGGCTGGCCGCCACAACCGGCCAGCACCAGGCCGACTGCCAGCGCCGCCACCAGCGCAACCATGGCAACCCTCTTCATCTGCGTTGTGTCCTCCTTCCGGGCCGCGACTCCCGAATTCCCTCTGACCCTCGGAAACCAAGACAGGCGTAGCGCGTAGCGCGCGCACCTCGAGCTGTGACCGGCCCCACCTCCTTGCAACAGGAATGACCGCCGCCTTCGATTTATGCATAGAAGGGGTGCTTGTTTTTACAGTATAAAACTCGCTCACAACCGCTGTCAATCAAAATGTGCACCACCAGGCGGCGGACCAGCCCCCGGGAAGGCCGGGTCGGCCCGCAAAGACGTAAGCCGCGCCATTATCACTCCCGCCGTCTGGGCAGAGGGCTCCCTGCCGTGCCCGAAGCGGCCCGCTCCGCCATGCGGCGGGACATCTCCCTCGCCCGCCGGGCCACCTCCCGTTCGTCCGGCAGCCCCACCAGGTGGCCGTCCTCCACCACCACGCGGCCGTTCACGATCACCATGTCCACCGTACCGGGTCCCGTGGTGACCAGCGCAGTCACCGGGTCCCCGGCAGTACCGGCGAACTCCAGCCGGCCCAGGTCGATCAACACCAGGTCAGCGGCCATACCAGGGGCCAGGTACCCGATCTCGTGCCGGGCCAGAACCGCCGCCCCGCCCGCCGTGGCCAGGTAAAGCACCTCTTCGGCGGAGAGACCCCGCTCACCCAGGGCCAGCTTCTGCAGGAGGTAGGCCACCCTCACCTCCCCCCACATGTGGGAGCTGTCGTTGCTGGCGCTGCCGTCCACCGCCAGCCCCACCCGCGCCCCGGCGGCGAGCAGGTCGCGCACCCGGCACACCCCGGAGGAAAGCTTCATGTTGGACGCAGGACAGTGGGCCACCCCGGTGCGGGTCTCACCCAGGAGGCGGACCTCGCCATCGTCCAGGTGAATGGCGTGGGCGAACCAGACGTCCCGACCCAGCCACCCCAACTGCTCCAGGTAGGCCACCGGCCGGCATCCGAACTTCTCCAGGCAGAAGCGCTCCTCGTCCCTGGTCTCCGCCAGGTGGGTGTGCAGGAGAACCCCCCGGGAGCGGGCCAGCTCCGCCGTCTCCTTCATCAGGCGGGGAGTGACGGAAAAGGGCGAACAGGGCGCCAGGGCCAGGCGGCACATGGCATAGGGGGCGGGATCGTGGTAACGGTCGAGCAGGCGCTCGCAGTCGGCCAGGATGGCGTCCTCGTCCTGGGCCACCTCGTCGGGGGGCAGACCCCCCTGGCTGCGCCCCAGGGACATGCTCCCCCGGGTGGGATGGAACCGTATGCCCAGCTGCCGGGCGGCCGCGATTTCGGCCTCGATGAACCCCTCTGGCCGATCCCGGGGAAAGACGTAGTGATGGTCGGTGGACGTGGTGCATCCGCTCTTCAGCAGCTCCCCCAGCCCCACCAGGGCGCCCAGATACACGGCTTCCGGCGTGATCCCCCGCCATATCTCGTACAGGGCGAGCAGCCAGGGGAAGAGGGGGATGTCCTGCACGGCCGGGATGGCCCGGGTGAGGGTCTGGTAGAGATGATGGTGCGTGTTCACGAACCCGGGGAACACCGCCCACCCGGAGGCATCGATGACCCGGTCCACGGTCTCCCCTTCCCCGGCGCCAGGACCGAGGGCAGCAATCCGGCAGCCGTCGATGAGGACATTCCCGCCCCGGACACGCTCCCGGAGGGGGTTCATGGTCACTATCCAGTCCGCATTCCTGATCAACGTCCGCATGGGTCTCATTCCCGCATGGCATGAATGTCCAGGGCCCGGTAGGCGGCGACCAGGTTGGCCGGCGAGACCCCTTCCGGGACCAGACCCGAGGAGGTACCGACCACCAGCCCTCCGTCCCGGGCGGCCCGGGCCAACCGCATCGCTTCCCGCACCACCGCCTCCGGGGTGCCGCGGCTGAGCAGGTCTACCGACAGGCCTCCCAGCAGCCCCAGTCGGCCCCGCCACATCCCCACCAGCCGGGCGACGTCCATCCCGGCTTCCGGTTCCAGGGAGTGCAGGCCGTGGAAGCCCGCCGCCGCGATGTCGGCCAGCAATGGTGCTACCGCCCCGTCGCTGTGGAAGACCAGGAGGGGGATGTCTCCCCTGGCGGTGCGGGCAGTGCGGCAACGGGCGGCCACCTCCGCCCAGAGCGGCCGGAGCCGATGCCGGACGACCCGGGGAGAAAGCAGCAGGCCCCCGGTGTATGCCAGGTCCTCCCCCATCACGATGCCGTC from Bacillota bacterium carries:
- a CDS encoding amidohydrolase family protein — encoded protein: MSRFDLIVSDGLVVDGTGSPGFRGWVGLRGDRIAAVGPPPLPEGVEAARVLDAAGLVVSPGFIDIHSHGDETLLLYPGAPSAVRQGITTFAGGNCGFSPAPLGDQWVLSFWEFDWWHEVAPYKYYEPTMRPLEAVRRKAAEKHDLDIDWRSFGDFLARVEAARPAVNYVPLVGHNALRTIVMGTDYARPARPEEISAMRDLLRRALEEGARGMSTGLDYEPGGYAETSEIVELARVLPGFGGIYATHWRRTGIRKGTPEPALARGLKEAVEIGRQAGVRVQVSHLLPAYRIFPDPPASLLKAAAEATLEILDEGLRQGVDVSFDVIPNVDGGVVIAPYLVSLLSPWLRDAGSPERLGDLLAAPDYQAEVREFVEAGKWYSLNPRGDPRWAEAVVILRCEDTSLERRSLAAIAREGTGDSLATLFDLVQRYPRTRARMGMLGREEALPVFFSHPRSMACSDSFIFDDRWEVRHPPYFLPHPNTYGVFPRYLRRYAGPSLEEGVARITSRPARALGLDDRGVIREGAYADLVAFDPATVDEGGDYLEPRRYPKGIRWVLVNGQVVVEEGGQRDARPGRVLAR
- a CDS encoding 8-oxoguanine deaminase, which encodes MRTLIRNADWIVTMNPLRERVRGGNVLIDGCRIAALGPGAGEGETVDRVIDASGWAVFPGFVNTHHHLYQTLTRAIPAVQDIPLFPWLLALYEIWRGITPEAVYLGALVGLGELLKSGCTTSTDHHYVFPRDRPEGFIEAEIAAARQLGIRFHPTRGSMSLGRSQGGLPPDEVAQDEDAILADCERLLDRYHDPAPYAMCRLALAPCSPFSVTPRLMKETAELARSRGVLLHTHLAETRDEERFCLEKFGCRPVAYLEQLGWLGRDVWFAHAIHLDDGEVRLLGETRTGVAHCPASNMKLSSGVCRVRDLLAAGARVGLAVDGSASNDSSHMWGEVRVAYLLQKLALGERGLSAEEVLYLATAGGAAVLARHEIGYLAPGMAADLVLIDLGRLEFAGTAGDPVTALVTTGPGTVDMVIVNGRVVVEDGHLVGLPDEREVARRAREMSRRMAERAASGTAGSPLPRRRE
- a CDS encoding ABC transporter substrate-binding protein; translated protein: MKRVAMVALVAALAVGLVLAGCGGQPAQQQKVLRVGIVNDPATFDIDRTTWIEDPFMVLYDYGLVSMDFDGKFVPNMAESWDVSPDGKVITFKLKPGLKFQDGTKLDAEAVKFRLERMRDDPKGLNREMVGSISDIKVLDERTVQLTCSQVDVSLWTTFALTFASFMSPTAIKKQGEDYGQHPVGAGPFKFVSHTRGSEIVFEKNPDYGWAPPFAKNQGAPKVDKLVFRIIPDEATRILELEKGNIDLLLTVPPQQVAKLKQDKDIQLVEFPENGIRYLGFNCQKWPFDDVKVRQAMNLAINRDEIAQVGYDGLATPVYTALPHHLPGHSKTLEEQAKTEYGYNPARAKQVLAEDGWKDSNGDGIVEKDGKALEFSLWITNDPVDQRAAQLIQKQVAAAGGKVNIQVMEDAAIRDGTPKGLHQSILWMYGWTDPDILYFLFHKDSGRVRMHWGTDELDDLLMKGRTTVDPAQRAQYYEQAQNLILDGAPWVPLVVRKGFVAARTSVKDLRYNPFVGILYNDISIEK
- a CDS encoding ABC transporter permease; translated protein: MRYQYVARRLWQGFLVLVGISIVVFLMIHMVPGDPVQRMLGERATPEAVAALRHGLGLDLPLHLQLARFFLHLGHGDLGRSLLTGIPVARELLQRYRVTMQLAIYALLIETVLGVTAGILAAVRRGSALDYLTTSVAVLGMSLPSFWLALALMWLFGFLLGWFPISGYGGPYHLVLPAFTLGILSAAYIARVTRSSLLEVLGQDYVRTARSKGLSERAVLYRHALKNVLIPVVTMVGLDLGYLLGGAIVTETVFALPGVGSYVVQGILTRDFPVVQGGVLVVAATFVLVNLVVDLLYGALDPRVKA
- a CDS encoding ABC transporter permease; the encoded protein is MRRLRRIAGHNRGMIAGALMVLAVVACAILAPHIAPYGPVDMRVEQRLQPPSLEHLCGTDEFGRDVFSRIVWGSRISLTMGLAATVLTVLLGTLAGVLWGYFPGLGTFIARVVDLWLAFPTMLFAIVIVAVLGPSLRNAMLAVVLSMVPGFARVVHSAVLPLREKEFVEAASAAGAASPRILGRHVLPNIGSTIIVLATLHFASAILMGAALSFLGLGAQPPQPEWGAMINAGRQWLGLAWWLYIFPGIAIVVAVLGINLFGDGLRDLLDPRLKV